From Pangasianodon hypophthalmus isolate fPanHyp1 chromosome 30, fPanHyp1.pri, whole genome shotgun sequence, a single genomic window includes:
- the LOC113528969 gene encoding tripartite motif-containing protein 16-like, with product MAEASISVDQDQFSCPVCRDLMKDPVTIPCGRSFCKVCINGCWDQEDQKGIYSCPQCRDTFTTRPVLRRNNILTEVVKKLKKTEVQAASPAHCYTGPGDVECDFCTGRKYKAVKSCLTCLASYCRIHLKPHLEVPALKKHTLIAASAKLHEKICSQHNEVLKIYCRTDQTCICYLCTMDNHKGHNTVTAAAERAEKQSEVKEEQMKSQQRIQEKQKKVQELKQAVNTIKLSAQTAVEDSGRIFTELISSMEKKHSEVTELIRAQEKAELSRAERLLEQLEQEISDLQRRTTDLEQLSQTHNHIHFLQTLASGRQSPPWDRPNFHTSSITVHQHLSFDGVRNSLSDLKKRFKGFCEEEFNKIPPHAAAFQIISLPEPQSREDFLKYLCYLTLDPNTAHHYLILSEKNRSVRYSKRKQQYSDHPERFDSICQVLCKESVCGRCYWEVERSSAGVVSITVSYKDISRKGWGNECGFGFNNQSWSLRCYSSTSSSLCFYHNNIKTDLRVPSSSRIGVYVDHSAGTLSFYSVSDTMKLLHRVHTTFTQPLYAGFGFYSFSAVRLCDPK from the exons ATGGCAGAAGCCAGTATTTCAGTGGATCAGGAccagttcagctgtccagtctgTCGGGATTTAATGAAGGATCCGGTGACTATCCCCTGTGGTCGcagtttctgtaaggtgtgtattaatggctgctgGGATCAGGAAGATCAGAAGGGCAtctacagctgtcctcagtgcagagacactTTCACTACAAGGCCTGTTCTACGCAGAAACAACATACTGACTGAAGTGGtgaagaaactgaagaagactgaagtccaagctgcttctcctgctcactgttacactggacctggagatgtggagtgtgatttctgcacagGGAGAAAATACAAAGCCGTCAAGTCCTGTCTGACGTGTCTGGCTTCTTATTGTAGAATTCATCTTAAACCTCATCTAGAAGTTCCTGctttgaaaaaacacacattaattgCAGCCTCAGCAAAACTACATgagaagatctgctctcaaCACAATGAAGTGCTGAagatctactgtcgtactgatcaaacctgcatctgttatttgtgtacGATGGATAATCACAAAGGTCACAACACCGTCACAGCCGCAGCAGAACGAgctgagaaacag AGTGAGGTAaaggaggagcagatgaaatcccaaCAGAggatccaggagaagcagaagaaggtgcaggagctgaaacaggctgtgaacactataaag ctcagtgcacagacagcagtggaggacagtgggaggatctttactgagctgatcagctccatggagaaaaagcactcggaggtgacggagctaatcagagctcaggagaaggctgaactaagtcgagctgaacgactcctggagcaactggagcaggagattagTGATCTTCAGAGGAGAACCACTGAtctggagcagctttcacaaacacacaatcacatccatttcctccag ACTTTAGCTTCTGGACGTCAGTCTCCCCCATGGGACAGACCAAACTTTCACACATCCAGCATCACTgtccatcaacatctctcatttgatggagtgaggaattctctctcagatctgaagAAGAGATTCAAGGGATTCTGTGAGGAGGAATTCAACAAAATCCCTCCACATG ctgCAGCATTTCAGATCATTTCACTCCCAGAGCCACAGagcagagaagattttctgaaat atctctgttatctgactctggatcccaacACGGCACATCATTACCTCATTctgtctgagaagaacagaTCAGTGAGATACAGTAAGAGAAAGCAGCagtactctgatcatccagagagatttgactCTATCTgtcaggtgttgtgtaaggagagtgtgtgtggacgctgttactgggaggtggagagGAGCAGTGCTGGTGTTGTGTCCATAAcagtctcatataaagacatcagcaGGAAAGGATGGGGTAATGAGTGTGGGTTTGGATTCAACaatcagtcctggagtctgCGGTGTtattcttctacttcttcttctctctgtttctatcacaACAATATTAAGACTGATCTCAGagttccatcatcctccagaataggagtgtatgtggatcacagtgcaggaactctgtccttctacagcgtctctgacacgatgaagctcctccacagagtccacaccacattcactcagcctctatacgcTGGGTTTGGGTTCTACTCGTTTTCTGCTGTGAGATTGTGTGAtccaaaataa
- the LOC113528968 gene encoding E3 ubiquitin/ISG15 ligase TRIM25: MAEASISVDQDQFSCPVCLDLLKDPVTIPCGHSFCKVCINGCWDQEDQKGIYSCPQCRHTFTPRPVLHRNNMLAEVVEKLKKTELQAASPAHCYAGPGDVECDFCTGRKLKAVKSCLTCLASYCDIHLIPHLERPALKKHTIIEASTKLQEKICSQHDEVLKIYCRTDQTCICYLCLMDNHKGHDTVTATAESAEKQSEVKKEQIKSQQKIQEKQKKVQELKQAVNTIKLSAQIAVEDSERIFTELISSMEKKHSEVTELIRAQEKAELSRTERLLEQLEQEIADLQRRVTELEQLSHIHDHIQFLQALASGRQSPTIIRSDFHTSSITVHQHLSFDGVRNSLSDLKKTLKEFWEEEFIKIPPHDFCYLTLDPNTAHPHLRLSENNRVVTESEREQQYSDHPERFDYCLQVLCKESVCGRCYWEVDWSGVVEISVSYKDISRKGEGNECAFGHNDQSWSLLCSSSSLSFWHNNIKTELGVPSSSRIGVYVDHSAGTLSFYSVSDTMKLLHRVHTTFTQPLYAGFGFDWWYGSTSVRLCDPK; this comes from the exons aTGGCTGAGGCCAGTATTTCAGTAGATCAGGAccagttcagctgtccagtctgtctggatctcctgaaggaTCCGGTGACTATCCcctgtggtcacagtttctgtaaggtgtgtattaatggctgctgggatcaggaggatcagaagggcatctacagctgtcctcagtgcagacacactttcactccaaggcctgttctacacagaaacaacatgctggctgaagtggtggagaaactgaagaagactgaacttcaagctgcttctcctgctcactgttacgctggacctggagacgtggagtgtgatttctgcactgGGAGAAAACTCAAAGCCGTCAAGTCCTGTCTGACGTGTCTGGCTTCTTACTGTGATATTCATCTCATACCTCATCTAGAACGTCCTGctttgaaaaaacacacaataattgAAGCCTCAACAAAActacaagagaagatctgctctcaacatgatgaagtgctgaagatctactgtcgtactgatCAAACCTGCATCTGTTATTTGTGTTTGATGGATAATCACAAAGGTCACGACACTGTCACAGCCACAGCAGAAAGTGCTGAGAAACAG AGTGAGGTAAAGAAGGAGCAGATTAAATCTCAGCAGAaaatccaggagaagcagaagaaggtgcaggagctgaaacaggctgtgaacactataaag ctgagtgcacagatagcagtggaggacagtgagaggatctttactgagctgatcagctccatggagaaaaagcactcggaggtgacggagctgatcagagctcaggagaaggctgaactgagtcgaactgaacgactcctggagcaactggagcaggagattgctgatcttcagaggagagtcactgagctggagcagctttcacacattCATGATCACATCCAattcctccag GCTTTAGCTTCTGGACGTCAGTCTCCCACAATTATCAGATCAGACTTTCACACATCCAGCATCACTgtccatcaacatctctcatttgatggagtgaggaattctctctcagatctgaagAAGACACTCAAGGAATTCTGGGAGGAGGAATTCATCAAAATCCCTCCACATG atttctgttattTGACTCTGGATCCCAACACGGCGCATCCACACCTCCGTCTGTCTGAGAACAACAGAGTGGTGACcgaaagtgagagagagcagcagtactctgatcatccagagagGTTTGACTACTGCCTtcaggtgttgtgtaaggagagtgtgtgtggacgctgttactgggaggtggactGGAGCGGTGTGGTGGAAATttcagtctcatataaagacatcagcaGGAAAGGAGAGGGTAATGAGTGTGCATTTGGACACAACGATCAGTCCTGGAGTCTActgtgttcttcttcttctctctctttctggcaCAACAACATTAAGACTGAGCTCGGagttccatcatcctccagaataggagtgtatgtggatcacagtgcaggaactctgtccttctacagcgtctctgacacgatgaagctcctccacagagtccacaccacattcactcagcctctgtACGCTGGGTTCGGGTTCGACTGGTGGTATGGCTCTACATCTGTGAGATTGTGTGATCCAAAATAA